In the genome of Streptomyces sp. NBC_00237, one region contains:
- a CDS encoding MarR family winged helix-turn-helix transcriptional regulator encodes MPPHSASAQDIDHVAAGLVACLPALSRALDRRVGQDFPHPKPPEGQLALLRHVQANEGVTVRETAKALLMKPNNVSALVSQLTERGLLERRQDPSDKRVARLYVTATAQQRVAEADRLMCAYVTQALATMTDGEWGALGSALGALEALTLHLHHPAE; translated from the coding sequence ATGCCCCCGCACAGCGCGTCCGCACAGGACATCGACCACGTGGCCGCAGGTCTCGTGGCGTGCCTGCCCGCGCTGTCCCGCGCTCTCGACCGGCGCGTCGGCCAGGACTTCCCGCACCCCAAGCCGCCCGAGGGGCAGCTCGCGCTGCTCCGGCACGTCCAGGCCAACGAGGGCGTCACCGTCCGCGAGACGGCCAAGGCGCTGCTGATGAAGCCGAACAACGTCAGCGCACTGGTCTCGCAGCTGACCGAGCGCGGACTGCTCGAACGCCGGCAGGACCCCTCCGACAAGCGCGTCGCGCGCCTGTACGTCACCGCGACGGCCCAGCAGCGGGTCGCCGAGGCCGACCGCCTGATGTGCGCCTACGTCACCCAGGCGCTGGCGACCATGACCGACGGGGAATGGGGCGCTCTCGGCTCCGCCCTGGGCGCGCTGGAAGCCCTCACTCTCCACCTTCACCACCCCGCCGAATAA